One Myxococcaceae bacterium JPH2 DNA window includes the following coding sequences:
- a CDS encoding aminotransferase class V-fold PLP-dependent enzyme, whose product MTAAPTSLSTLRAHYPLLASCTYLNSNSTGALPVAVERVLREYWDTMRAWRDDAWERWMDGIFGYANTVARLIGAPPGSVATDVSLSTLLGRLGTSFDWSGPRRRVVVTDLEFPTVPFLWKGFERYGAELVVVPSRDGRVDEERLCSAIDERTLLVSVSHGSFSTGAVLDAARVAKAAHAMGALIALDAYQTVGTVPVDVGALDVDFLLGGAHKWLSGSEVAYLYTRPSLLPTLRPAATGWLAGDAPFTFQPSGDYAPDARRLMAGTPAPLLALLSRPGLDLLLSVGVEAIRAHSLALTSRIIARADAAGLTVVTPREPHRRGGVVCLRFPGDTDVVKRLAAKSFICSHRGSLRIGPHFYNTAEEVEAFMDALTEEHRRAAA is encoded by the coding sequence ATGACCGCTGCGCCCACGTCGCTCTCGACGCTGCGCGCGCACTATCCCCTCCTCGCGTCCTGCACGTACCTCAACAGCAACTCCACCGGCGCCTTGCCGGTGGCGGTCGAGCGGGTGCTCCGCGAGTACTGGGACACGATGCGCGCCTGGCGCGACGACGCGTGGGAACGCTGGATGGACGGCATCTTCGGCTACGCGAACACGGTGGCGCGCCTCATCGGTGCGCCTCCGGGCTCGGTGGCCACGGACGTGAGCCTGAGCACGTTGCTCGGGCGGCTCGGCACTAGCTTCGACTGGAGCGGGCCGCGCCGCCGCGTCGTCGTGACCGACCTGGAGTTCCCCACCGTGCCCTTCCTGTGGAAGGGCTTCGAGCGCTACGGCGCCGAGCTGGTGGTGGTGCCCTCGCGCGACGGGCGCGTGGACGAGGAGCGCCTGTGCTCGGCCATCGATGAGCGGACGCTGCTCGTCTCCGTGTCGCATGGGAGCTTCTCCACCGGCGCCGTCCTGGATGCCGCGCGCGTGGCGAAGGCCGCCCATGCGATGGGGGCGCTCATCGCGCTCGATGCCTACCAGACCGTGGGCACCGTGCCGGTGGACGTGGGCGCGCTGGACGTGGACTTCCTCCTGGGCGGCGCGCACAAGTGGCTGAGCGGATCCGAGGTCGCGTACCTGTACACGCGCCCCTCCCTGCTCCCCACCCTGCGTCCGGCCGCCACGGGCTGGCTCGCGGGCGACGCGCCGTTCACGTTCCAGCCCTCCGGAGACTACGCGCCGGACGCGCGCCGGCTCATGGCGGGAACCCCCGCGCCGCTCCTCGCCCTGCTGTCTCGTCCGGGCCTGGACCTGCTGCTGAGCGTGGGCGTGGAGGCCATCCGGGCCCACTCGCTCGCGCTCACCTCGCGCATCATCGCGCGAGCCGACGCGGCGGGGCTGACCGTGGTGACGCCGCGCGAGCCACACCGGCGCGGCGGCGTGGTGTGTCTGCGATTCCCGGGCGACACGGACGTGGTGAAGCGACTGGCCGCGAAGTCTTTCATCTGCAGCCACCGCGGCTCACTGCGCATCGGGCCGCACTTCTACAACACCGCCGAGGAAGTGGAGGCCTTCATGGATGCGCTGACCGAGGAGCACCGGAGGGCAGCGGCATGA
- a CDS encoding ArsR family transcriptional regulator — MSALAMDASSPRALLHLLFNGARAVDVLETALALGLLDVLEPGPVTLGALAAQHKLVPGRLYKFLDCLESLGLVKREQDSDALESARYRAVPGLRAAAEAVLGLHSLERDREQYAWQELRGRLPEVLRGAHSMSTASFDWPPRTASQVEGFESSMAAGLGPILETFRTHAASLFSAGARLLDVGGGDGTLAGHLLRDHVGLSVDVYNLPATEPLVARTRQRFEHPPARMGFVGGDFLREALPTGYSALSFVRVLHDWPAEVARSLMKAAYEALPSGGRILICEEFRTPERLAAQFFWSYFLMGVDSCVSRLREVDFYLRTLEEVGFHAPHVKPGPFELVVALKP; from the coding sequence ATGAGCGCGCTCGCCATGGACGCCAGCTCGCCGCGCGCGCTGTTGCACCTGCTCTTCAACGGCGCGCGCGCCGTGGACGTGCTGGAGACCGCCCTGGCCCTGGGCCTGCTCGACGTGCTGGAGCCCGGCCCCGTGACGCTCGGCGCGCTGGCCGCGCAGCACAAGCTGGTGCCCGGCCGGCTCTACAAGTTCCTCGACTGTCTGGAGAGCCTGGGGCTCGTGAAGCGCGAGCAGGACTCGGACGCGCTGGAGTCCGCGCGCTACCGCGCCGTGCCGGGGCTGCGCGCCGCGGCCGAGGCCGTGCTGGGCCTGCACTCCCTGGAGCGCGACCGCGAGCAGTACGCCTGGCAGGAGCTGCGCGGCCGACTCCCCGAGGTGCTGCGCGGCGCCCACTCGATGTCCACCGCGTCCTTCGACTGGCCTCCGCGCACCGCGTCTCAAGTCGAGGGCTTCGAGTCCAGCATGGCCGCGGGCCTCGGCCCCATCCTGGAGACGTTCCGCACGCACGCGGCGAGCCTCTTCTCGGCGGGAGCGCGGCTGCTCGACGTGGGCGGCGGCGATGGCACGCTCGCGGGGCATCTGCTCCGCGACCATGTGGGGCTCAGCGTGGACGTCTACAACCTGCCGGCCACCGAGCCGCTGGTGGCGCGCACGCGTCAGCGCTTCGAGCACCCTCCCGCGCGCATGGGCTTCGTGGGAGGAGACTTCCTGCGCGAGGCCCTGCCGACGGGCTACTCCGCGCTGTCCTTCGTGCGCGTGCTGCACGACTGGCCGGCCGAGGTGGCCCGGTCGCTGATGAAGGCCGCGTACGAGGCGCTCCCCTCGGGAGGACGCATCCTCATCTGCGAGGAGTTCCGAACCCCGGAGCGACTGGCCGCGCAGTTCTTCTGGTCCTACTTCCTCATGGGGGTGGACTCGTGCGTCAGCCGACTGCGCGAGGTGGATTTCTACCTGCGAACGCTGGAGGAAGTGGGCTTCCACGCGCCGCACGTGAAGCCCGGGCCCTTCGAGCTGGTCGTCGCCCTCAAGCCCTGA
- a CDS encoding dienelactone hydrolase — MVPVDDATVLRGRLAIPPGAVGLVVLARGSDSSRGSLRLAQTAGLLRQAGLGTLLLDLLTHVEEEERRTRQLRFNIGLLGLRMAGAARWLQRSALTSRLRVGYFGSHTGAGAALCAAASRPEWVHAVVSRGGRPDLAGNALTRVRAPTLLLVGGADALGLEVNDRACATLRADKHVEVIPGATHHFHGPGELARVAELASQWFLLHLTETPASAWEAAPTP; from the coding sequence ATGGTTCCGGTGGATGACGCCACCGTGCTGCGCGGGCGACTGGCGATTCCCCCGGGCGCGGTGGGCCTGGTGGTGCTGGCGCGCGGCAGTGACAGCAGTCGCGGCAGCCTCCGGCTCGCGCAGACGGCGGGGCTGTTGCGACAGGCCGGGCTGGGCACCCTGCTCCTGGACCTGCTGACCCACGTGGAGGAAGAGGAGCGGCGCACGCGCCAGCTTCGCTTCAACATCGGGCTGCTCGGCCTGCGCATGGCGGGCGCGGCGCGATGGCTCCAGCGCAGCGCCCTCACATCCCGACTGCGCGTGGGCTACTTCGGCTCGCACACGGGAGCAGGCGCCGCCCTGTGCGCGGCGGCCTCGCGCCCGGAATGGGTGCACGCGGTCGTCTCGCGAGGTGGGCGGCCAGACCTTGCCGGAAACGCGCTGACTCGGGTGCGAGCCCCCACGCTGCTGTTGGTGGGCGGCGCAGACGCGCTGGGCCTGGAGGTCAACGACCGGGCCTGCGCCACGCTGCGCGCCGACAAGCACGTCGAGGTCATCCCCGGCGCGACGCATCACTTCCATGGGCCCGGGGAACTCGCGCGGGTGGCCGAGCTCGCCAGCCAGTGGTTCCTCCTGCATCTGACCGAAACGCCCGCGTCCGCATGGGAGGCAGCACCCACGCCATGA
- a CDS encoding HAMP domain-containing histidine kinase produces MAEPEVDSRWTVPVEDLDSLALVRVDPGGRVASWNAGAERRWGHATAERVGQPFEALFGAEDARAGRPAGLLREAEARGVARARLAVARRDGGTELARVTVRRLPPETGGFGVVLYAEEGGLAEVVREHEAFERRVLGILRDDLDAPLAHIQELALALLRSGELGGRLESAVGRIFASAERVHRVFGSVLDFAQAKVGGGLVLQYRSFDLHELVEHSLDGMAQAHAGRALRHAQSGEGHGDWDPERMGQLLVHLVSNALLHGAPDGVVTVGSHGEQDGVRFEVHNEGPAIPAERLPHLFEPRERTEAGRVGLGLFLARQIVLAHHGTLTVTSTEPGGTTFTAWLPRWPPRSGR; encoded by the coding sequence ATGGCCGAACCTGAAGTCGATTCGCGATGGACCGTGCCGGTAGAGGACCTGGATTCGCTCGCCTTGGTCCGCGTGGACCCAGGGGGCCGCGTGGCGAGCTGGAATGCAGGGGCCGAGCGCCGATGGGGCCACGCCACGGCGGAGCGCGTGGGTCAGCCGTTCGAGGCCCTCTTCGGGGCAGAGGATGCGCGCGCGGGACGGCCCGCTGGCCTGCTGCGCGAGGCGGAGGCGCGGGGTGTCGCGCGGGCGCGACTGGCCGTGGCGCGGCGGGACGGTGGCACCGAGCTGGCGCGGGTGACGGTGCGTCGGCTGCCGCCGGAGACCGGAGGCTTCGGGGTGGTGCTGTACGCGGAGGAGGGCGGGCTCGCGGAGGTGGTGCGCGAGCATGAGGCGTTCGAGCGCCGGGTGTTGGGCATCCTGCGCGACGACCTGGACGCGCCGCTCGCGCACATCCAGGAGCTGGCGCTGGCGCTCTTGCGCAGTGGCGAGCTGGGCGGGCGACTGGAGTCCGCGGTGGGGCGCATCTTCGCCTCGGCCGAGCGGGTGCATCGCGTGTTCGGGAGCGTGCTCGACTTCGCGCAGGCGAAGGTGGGCGGAGGGCTGGTGCTTCAGTACCGCTCGTTCGACTTGCACGAGCTGGTGGAGCACTCGCTGGATGGAATGGCCCAGGCGCACGCGGGCCGCGCGCTGCGACACGCGCAGTCCGGCGAAGGCCACGGTGATTGGGATCCCGAGCGGATGGGGCAGTTGCTCGTGCACCTGGTCAGCAACGCATTGCTGCACGGGGCGCCGGACGGCGTGGTGACCGTGGGCAGTCACGGAGAGCAGGACGGGGTCCGGTTCGAGGTCCACAACGAGGGCCCGGCCATCCCCGCCGAGCGGCTGCCGCACCTCTTCGAGCCACGCGAGCGCACGGAGGCGGGCCGCGTGGGCCTGGGCCTCTTCCTCGCGCGACAGATTGTGCTCGCGCATCACGGCACCCTGACGGTGACGTCCACCGAGCCCGGGGGCACGACGTTCACCGCGTGGCTGCCGCGCTGGCCGCCGCGTTCTGGGCGTTGA
- a CDS encoding response regulator, whose product MPAETSQRTVLVVEDDPDIRGAVCELLELEGYGIASARHGAEALQYLNGRAHLPSLILLDLMMPVLDGQGLLERLRADTRLSTIPVLVLTASPMATPPVGAVGLLRKPVQLEELLDEVALRCAPTH is encoded by the coding sequence GTGCCAGCCGAGACCTCACAGCGCACGGTTCTGGTCGTGGAGGATGACCCGGACATCCGGGGGGCCGTCTGCGAGCTGCTCGAGTTGGAGGGCTACGGTATCGCCTCCGCCCGCCACGGCGCCGAGGCGCTCCAGTATCTGAACGGGCGGGCGCACCTGCCCTCCCTCATCCTGCTGGACCTGATGATGCCGGTGCTGGACGGCCAGGGGCTGCTGGAGCGGCTCCGCGCCGACACGCGGCTTTCCACCATCCCCGTGCTGGTGCTGACGGCGAGCCCCATGGCGACGCCGCCCGTGGGCGCGGTGGGGCTGCTGCGCAAACCCGTGCAGTTGGAGGAGCTGCTCGATGAAGTGGCCCTGCGCTGTGCACCGACGCACTGA
- a CDS encoding response regulator has translation MSEMKIRVLVVDDDQDQLVLAERTLSAFGFDVRTHRSSLGVSNLVRTTTPDLVLLDVNIPALSGDKVLALARAQAPKNTRFILFSASDESKLRALAQSSGADGYISKSVQGADLAKKLEQLHKKGRPPSTP, from the coding sequence TTGTCGGAGATGAAGATCCGCGTGCTCGTCGTGGACGATGACCAGGACCAGTTGGTCCTGGCGGAACGGACCTTGAGCGCCTTCGGGTTCGACGTGCGGACGCACCGCTCCTCATTGGGCGTGTCCAACCTGGTGCGCACCACGACGCCGGACCTCGTCCTCCTGGACGTGAACATCCCGGCGCTCAGCGGCGACAAGGTGCTCGCGCTCGCCCGCGCGCAGGCCCCCAAGAACACCCGGTTCATCCTCTTCTCCGCCTCGGACGAGTCCAAGCTGCGCGCGCTCGCGCAGTCCTCGGGCGCGGATGGCTACATCTCCAAGAGCGTCCAGGGCGCGGACCTGGCCAAGAAGCTGGAGCAGCTCCACAAGAAGGGCCGTCCTCCGTCCACGCCCTGA
- a CDS encoding AarF/ABC1/UbiB kinase family protein has translation MSSDSDDSLPPQGRFTRLRKLAGLSVQVGAEALKSGAKRMVGQAPELMGRGTAEKLVATLGEMKGAAMKLGQAISMDPDLATPEVRQVLARLQNQAPAMSYVQVVQVVREELGAPPEALFREFTPEAIAAASLGQVHRAVLKDGRPVAVKVQYPGIARSMLHDMENLGMVVKTVSKTSRLLDGTAYFQEFRDELMLELDYRREASLATGFKRSVARLPDLYVPTVVEELSAARVLTLELLPGQTLKDWGTTEPSPEERFRVARQLIRATYGPFFCAGEIHADPHPGNFMVMPDGRLGLLDFGSVKRFSPRFVDVNRRMFALSLEHERPDILELCREVGFTVELPGPEAAGLLSEVLHIAGRPLRTTPYDYATCNVSRDLRNYFSGNAARFLKVKPPAEAVMFFRSTGGLNLNLRMVGASGDFRGAFLEVAALPSA, from the coding sequence ATGTCTTCCGACTCCGATGATTCGTTGCCTCCGCAGGGGCGCTTCACCCGGCTGCGCAAGCTGGCGGGGCTCTCTGTCCAGGTAGGCGCAGAGGCCCTGAAGTCCGGGGCGAAGCGGATGGTCGGGCAGGCGCCCGAGCTGATGGGCCGGGGGACGGCCGAGAAGCTCGTCGCCACCCTGGGCGAGATGAAGGGCGCGGCCATGAAGCTGGGGCAGGCCATCTCCATGGACCCCGACCTGGCCACGCCCGAGGTGCGGCAGGTGCTGGCCCGCTTGCAGAACCAGGCCCCGGCCATGTCCTACGTGCAGGTGGTCCAGGTGGTGCGCGAGGAGCTGGGCGCGCCGCCCGAGGCGCTGTTCCGCGAGTTCACGCCGGAGGCGATCGCCGCCGCGTCGCTGGGGCAGGTGCACCGCGCGGTGCTGAAGGACGGGCGGCCGGTGGCGGTGAAGGTGCAATACCCAGGCATCGCGCGCTCCATGCTCCACGACATGGAGAACCTGGGCATGGTGGTGAAGACCGTGTCCAAGACGTCTCGCTTGCTGGACGGCACCGCCTACTTCCAGGAGTTCCGAGACGAGTTGATGCTGGAGCTGGACTATCGCCGCGAGGCCTCGCTGGCCACGGGCTTCAAGCGCAGCGTGGCGCGCCTGCCGGACTTGTACGTGCCCACCGTCGTCGAGGAGCTCAGCGCGGCGCGCGTCCTCACGCTGGAGCTGTTGCCGGGGCAGACGTTGAAGGACTGGGGGACGACGGAGCCTTCGCCGGAGGAGCGCTTCCGCGTCGCGCGCCAGCTCATCCGCGCCACCTACGGGCCCTTCTTCTGCGCGGGCGAGATTCACGCGGACCCTCACCCGGGCAATTTCATGGTGATGCCGGACGGGCGCCTGGGGCTGCTCGACTTCGGCTCCGTCAAGCGCTTCAGCCCGCGCTTCGTGGACGTCAACCGGCGCATGTTCGCGCTCTCCCTGGAGCACGAGCGGCCTGACATCCTGGAGCTGTGCCGCGAGGTGGGCTTCACCGTGGAGCTGCCGGGGCCCGAGGCCGCGGGGCTGCTCAGCGAGGTGCTCCACATCGCGGGCCGGCCGCTGCGCACGACGCCGTATGACTATGCGACGTGCAATGTCAGCCGCGACCTGCGCAACTACTTCTCCGGCAACGCCGCGCGCTTCCTCAAGGTGAAGCCGCCGGCCGAGGCGGTGATGTTCTTCCGCTCCACCGGAGGGCTGAACCTCAACCTCCGCATGGTGGGCGCGAGCGGTGACTTCCGCGGCGCCTTCCTGGAAGTGGCGGCCCTGCCATCCGCCTGA
- a CDS encoding protein kinase codes for MLYAGTPPPESPGVTPVAPLMVGAAESLVGQEFGRFRVVRELGRGGMGTVVLAEHALIQKRVAIKVLHPHLAQEPELVSRFLSEARTLTLVQHENVVTLYDLDARDGRPYLVMEYLEGQNLATFATEPLAPALVVELMMQVCDALGAAHAHGIVHRDLKPANVFLVPGTGGKHRVKLLDFGIAKLLSRPVGQMTTEVGVLLGTPEFMAPEQCGDGAVDARTDIYAAGVLGYLLLTGQVPFAGRNAAEVLIGHLQKTPAAPHTLRPGVPQALSRVLLRALAKRPEDRFASAAALRTALETALVPEAPTAPPAFTARVRWDGTNTTQELRCEWVGRMGLFLQMEGSPPPVLSDVSLVLRLPGGELSCSGEVVRHVTVEQARAWRMNPGFGVQLRDTGPAFHDALARLKSGDRKAPLTPPPTPAPEDPEAEAILQGFRRRLGGDHYAVLELPRDATAEAVRTSTQRARGSLELLKSRPLSANQRAQVDRTMERLVLAFQTLGPVERRAEYDAALGNVEGIERCLSAGLTVTMLEQCRRRFLAANPGRDGRAAVHRLSGDALASVGRYAEALAAYEQALRVDPLDLEGLKRWRALKSRLRGAQPPK; via the coding sequence ATGCTGTACGCGGGGACGCCGCCTCCGGAGTCTCCCGGCGTGACGCCCGTGGCGCCGCTGATGGTGGGCGCGGCGGAGTCGCTGGTGGGCCAGGAGTTCGGCCGCTTCCGCGTGGTGCGAGAGCTGGGCCGGGGCGGCATGGGGACGGTGGTGCTGGCGGAGCACGCCCTCATCCAGAAGCGCGTGGCCATCAAGGTGCTGCACCCGCATCTGGCGCAGGAGCCGGAGCTGGTGTCCCGCTTCCTGTCCGAGGCGCGCACGCTGACGCTGGTGCAGCACGAGAACGTCGTCACCCTCTACGACCTGGACGCGCGCGATGGGCGCCCGTACCTGGTGATGGAGTACCTGGAGGGGCAGAACCTCGCGACCTTCGCCACCGAGCCGCTCGCGCCGGCGCTCGTCGTGGAGCTGATGATGCAGGTCTGTGACGCGCTCGGCGCCGCGCACGCGCATGGCATCGTCCACCGCGACCTCAAGCCCGCCAATGTCTTCCTCGTGCCGGGCACTGGCGGCAAGCACCGCGTGAAGCTGCTGGACTTCGGCATCGCGAAGCTGCTGTCGCGGCCCGTGGGGCAGATGACCACCGAGGTCGGCGTGCTGCTGGGGACGCCCGAGTTCATGGCCCCCGAGCAGTGCGGTGATGGCGCCGTGGACGCGCGCACGGACATCTACGCCGCGGGCGTGCTGGGCTACCTGCTGCTCACCGGACAGGTGCCCTTCGCGGGGCGGAACGCGGCGGAGGTGCTCATCGGGCACCTGCAGAAGACGCCCGCGGCGCCTCACACGCTGCGGCCCGGAGTCCCGCAGGCCCTGTCTCGCGTGCTGCTGCGCGCGCTGGCCAAGCGCCCCGAGGATCGCTTCGCCTCCGCCGCGGCGCTGCGTACCGCGCTCGAGACCGCGCTGGTGCCGGAGGCGCCCACCGCGCCGCCCGCCTTCACCGCGCGGGTGCGCTGGGACGGAACGAACACGACGCAGGAGCTGCGCTGCGAGTGGGTGGGCCGCATGGGCCTGTTCCTCCAGATGGAAGGCTCGCCGCCGCCGGTGCTGTCGGACGTGAGCCTGGTGCTGCGCCTCCCCGGTGGTGAGTTGTCGTGCTCGGGTGAGGTGGTGCGCCACGTGACGGTGGAGCAGGCCCGCGCGTGGCGGATGAACCCGGGCTTCGGCGTGCAGCTTCGTGACACGGGCCCCGCCTTCCACGACGCCCTGGCGCGCTTGAAGTCGGGCGACCGGAAGGCCCCGCTGACGCCGCCGCCCACGCCCGCGCCGGAGGACCCCGAGGCCGAGGCCATCCTCCAGGGCTTCCGCCGCCGGTTGGGCGGCGACCACTACGCGGTGCTGGAGCTGCCGCGCGACGCGACCGCGGAGGCGGTGCGCACCAGCACCCAGCGCGCGCGAGGCTCCCTGGAGCTGCTCAAGTCTCGGCCCCTGTCCGCCAACCAGCGCGCCCAGGTGGATCGCACCATGGAGCGCCTGGTGCTGGCGTTCCAGACGCTGGGCCCCGTGGAGCGCCGCGCCGAGTACGACGCGGCCCTGGGCAACGTCGAGGGCATCGAGCGCTGCCTGTCCGCCGGCCTCACCGTGACGATGTTGGAGCAGTGCCGCCGCCGCTTCCTCGCGGCCAACCCGGGGCGCGATGGCCGGGCCGCGGTGCACCGGCTGTCCGGTGATGCGCTCGCGTCGGTGGGCCGGTACGCGGAGGCGCTCGCCGCTTATGAGCAGGCGCTGCGCGTGGATCCGCTGGACCTGGAGGGGCTCAAGCGCTGGCGTGCGCTCAAGTCCCGGCTGCGCGGCGCTCAGCCTCCCAAGTAG
- a CDS encoding cobalamin-dependent protein (Presence of a B(12) (cobalamin)-binding domain implies dependence on cobalamin itself, in one of its several forms, or in some unusual lineages, dependence on a cobalamin-like analog.), with translation MGSGRVLSPVLLVGAGTGEATCGILYLASYLRRGGIEAFVRLYDGDETEAEVTRTFEALLARVRPKLVGISFKWFHHVDRALLIARTVKRIDPEIQVVVGGNSASYWWRELSAYDCIDRIVLGDGERPLLALCQGDASPPNCVTRAPDGRPRRLPLEYVQGATNSEDVHYSHFHEMFLSQMDLHSFSGWVAPGKGCGENCLYCGGARGNQKAGFGRAKPFLRAEESVRKDHAEIASRTWQLRYDFSGSTAEFLGSTWAGVDLSRHCCTYFLWGVPRVELVDALAATFQRVYMVVDIGCFSEQQRLEQMRRGLLKPCATDTELLALIEASRRHANLGIEISGIGGLPFASRDTLAEEVRLVERIIGMDCVVGYQRLEAQPGALVTEHPARFDMETEARTFTEFLDYFERREPGNNSVPMIRFRDAGLEAAVQRTSDQVDALAWKHRDSKRQVTVRDGTRLKNTAPWTQRFTLGEWLGNHRATAKVAQEPVTVLRSVDGITLSCAPSVSPRKFSDPTLVLGADGDILLKALGTFERATTVSSAVAQLGKKARLDPHSAREVIDHLVDGRFLQPA, from the coding sequence ATGGGTAGTGGTCGTGTGCTCTCGCCAGTTCTCCTCGTCGGCGCCGGAACGGGCGAGGCCACGTGCGGCATTCTCTATCTGGCCAGCTACCTGCGGCGCGGTGGCATCGAGGCCTTCGTCCGGCTCTACGACGGAGACGAGACCGAGGCCGAAGTCACGCGCACGTTCGAGGCGCTCCTCGCCCGAGTGCGTCCCAAGCTGGTGGGCATCAGCTTCAAGTGGTTCCACCACGTGGACCGCGCGCTGCTCATCGCGCGGACCGTGAAGCGCATCGACCCGGAGATTCAAGTCGTCGTGGGCGGCAACTCCGCCTCGTATTGGTGGCGGGAGCTGAGCGCCTACGACTGCATCGACCGCATCGTGTTGGGAGATGGAGAGCGGCCCTTGCTGGCTCTCTGCCAGGGGGACGCGTCACCGCCCAACTGCGTGACGCGGGCGCCGGATGGTCGGCCGCGTCGCCTGCCGCTGGAGTACGTGCAGGGCGCGACGAACAGCGAGGACGTCCACTACTCGCACTTCCACGAGATGTTCCTGAGCCAGATGGACCTGCACTCCTTCTCGGGGTGGGTGGCGCCGGGCAAGGGGTGCGGCGAGAACTGTCTGTATTGCGGCGGGGCGCGCGGCAATCAGAAGGCGGGGTTCGGGCGCGCGAAGCCCTTCCTGCGCGCGGAGGAGAGCGTGCGCAAGGACCACGCCGAGATCGCGTCGCGGACGTGGCAGCTTCGCTACGACTTCTCGGGGAGCACTGCGGAGTTCCTGGGGAGCACGTGGGCGGGCGTGGACTTGTCACGCCACTGCTGCACGTACTTCCTGTGGGGCGTGCCGCGCGTGGAGTTGGTGGACGCGTTGGCGGCGACGTTCCAGCGCGTCTACATGGTCGTCGACATCGGGTGCTTCTCCGAGCAGCAGCGCCTGGAGCAGATGCGGCGCGGATTGCTCAAGCCCTGCGCGACGGACACGGAGCTGCTGGCGCTCATCGAGGCGAGTCGTCGCCATGCGAACCTGGGCATTGAAATCTCGGGCATCGGCGGGCTTCCGTTCGCGAGCCGAGACACGCTGGCCGAAGAGGTGCGGCTGGTGGAGCGCATCATCGGGATGGACTGCGTGGTGGGCTATCAGCGGCTGGAGGCGCAGCCCGGCGCGCTCGTGACGGAGCATCCCGCGCGCTTCGACATGGAGACCGAGGCGCGAACGTTCACGGAGTTCCTCGACTACTTCGAGCGGCGCGAGCCCGGAAACAACTCGGTGCCGATGATCCGCTTCCGCGACGCGGGGCTGGAAGCGGCGGTGCAGCGCACCTCCGACCAAGTGGACGCGCTGGCGTGGAAGCACCGGGACTCGAAGCGGCAGGTCACGGTGCGCGATGGAACGCGGCTCAAGAACACGGCGCCGTGGACGCAGCGCTTCACGTTGGGCGAGTGGCTGGGGAATCACCGGGCCACGGCGAAGGTGGCGCAGGAGCCAGTGACGGTGCTGCGCTCGGTGGATGGCATCACGCTGAGCTGCGCGCCGTCCGTGAGTCCACGGAAGTTCTCGGACCCCACGCTCGTGCTGGGCGCGGACGGAGACATCCTCCTGAAGGCGCTGGGCACATTCGAGCGAGCCACGACGGTCTCCAGCGCGGTGGCGCAGCTCGGGAAGAAGGCGCGGTTGGATCCGCACTCCGCCCGCGAAGTGATTGATCACCTCGTGGACGGCCGCTTCCTCCAGCCCGCCTGA